TTAGAGCCAATCATTGTGCTCTATCATGAATAAGCACATCCGTGATACTCAGATAGCTGTGACAACATAACAGATACAAAAAATGACCACTTTGCAAGAACAAACAAGTACTCACGTTTTCTCCTTCGAATCCCAATTTGAGAGTATGTATGCCTGTGATTCCACGTAGAAGCTCGCTCAATTTAAATGATCTCTGACTAAATGTAGCAGCACTTGTGAGTTCTAATTCCCCAATAGATGGGACAAAACCAAATGCCAAGGGGGCAAACCGAGATACCCAAGTAAACCATTTGAGCTTCTCCAATTTCGGAAGGCAGACCAACTCAAGTCTCTCAAACCGACATTTGTCCAGTTCTAGGACAGTGATTTTTGAGTTTGGGGCATCAATCTTAAATAACGCTTTAGGACCAGTATCACATTGGGTGAGGCTTAGATGTTTCAGATGCTTGCAGCACTCAAACAGGACATGGTGCATGTCTGATTTGTCAAAGCTTACATGGTAGAGAGAGAGCTTTGTGAGGCAATGGAGCACACTAGGGCAGGCATTGAAAAAACCCTCTATTTCTTGAGCTCGCTGCAGCATATCCTCCTCACTGCAGTCGATAGGATCTGTCTCATCAATAACGGCGAGATCCAAATCTTTCAACAAACCACCGTCGATTGCATCTCCAACCAGTGGGCCAACGTCGCACAAGAAAGTGTTGATCAAGTAGAGCTGAAGGTGGAGCCTCGAAATGGTGGATCCTTTTCTTGATTTAGCCAAAAAACTCCTGGTTGCTTTGGTTAAAGACACCATAGCTTCCTCCATATCATTGGCCTCAATAGGGTCAGAGTCTGGATCAGACAAGAAATCTTTGACATCGATGCTGAGCTCAGGTAGTAACCAAGGCAGATGCCTCCACCGTGTAGAGAGCACGCTTGTCCTTGCAGACATTCGTACACCGACTTTCCCCAAGATAGACAGTAAAATATCGTCAGTCAGCATGCTGAGcctatcttcatcctccagtTGCTGCATAAAAAAGTATGGATAGACTAATTACAACATAGAGCGATAAGAACTACACAGTATCTAGCAAACTGCTAGACAATGAGTTCATGGTACAGCTATTTTTACAGAGAACTGAAGAATGACATATGAACAAAAAAGGCACCATGCTAGTAGAAGAATAAGAGAGTGGGCTGAAAATAACTTACACTGTTATCATTATTACTATGATGATTCGACTCCATGGGTTAAATCCAACAAGGCTTTTGCGAGCACCTTGGAATCGAAGAGGTGACTACTCTTGACGATTACTCCTCTGTTCTGTTCTTATCTATATGAGCTGCTCcgcgtgcagcagcagcacccctCCTAATCCGAAGCAAGATGAGCCGACTTCCTGACGCCTCTATCCTGCTATCGTTTATATAAGCTGCTCCGCTTGCAGCACTGCACCCCCTCCTAATCCGAAACGGAGGGGTTACTAATCCGACTCGAACAAGACGAACTCGCCGATTATTATTCCAAACTAAAACAATACGCCGGTGCAAAAACCGGCTCCGCTTGCGATTGGGACGTTGACTCTGCTACTTCTATGAATCCAGTCATATAATTTATTTGGTCAACAGAAtcccatgaaaaaaaaaggactgcCTCGGTTCCTTCTCCTAATCTCCTCCCTGCTTAGTGTTGGGCAGGCAGCTGCTGATCCCCAAAATCACACGCGGCAAATAAACGGAGCCTGAAAATTTACCCGGGGCTCTTCGTTAGACAGAGGGGGAAACCATAATGAAGCACGGATGAGGGGCATACCTTATCGCTCCTTTCCCGGCCGAAATTCCATGGAGCCTTCTCCGATCTCTGATTGCAGGGGGAAGGGGgggtggcgcggcggcggcggctacacTTGCAAAAACCTAAGATCGACCCCAGCTCTAGTTTGGGCCATCTGGGCCGCAGGCAGCGCCATGGACCTCTTTTCTGTTCGTGTAAACATTTTCGGGCCTCAAtggattctcaaaaaaaactTAACAAGATGCCCTCAGtttattcaaaaaaaaaatgatgtgtGCGTCCCCATTAAGAAAAAATCGATGTGTGCGCAAGCCGCAGGTCGGTCGTCAAATTCCCTGCTGTGGAGATGCTATTGGGGATCATCCACCGTCCCAGTTTTAAAGTCAGCCGTGCGGCGGTGCTTCTTTTCATCTGGGTCGGCAATCAAAAACGACGTGACTTTGTTCCTCTTGCACGATGGATCCatattcaaatttatctaaatatgaatatatttatCATTTGCCCAAAAATCCGGCAAAATCTCCTTTTGAACCCAATACGATCGTTGGCATTTGGCGAAATGTGGATCTGTTTGGTTGAGAATTCGAGATCAACAGATTGCCCAAAATGAATGATCCTAAAGAAAGAGGATGATGATCTCTTAACATACTTAGAACAGGGCTACACTGCTTCACCTTTAACCGAGACAATATACAACAAAGACGATTTGACCAAAGATATATTCCTTCTggttctaaattcttgtcgtggttcaaatacaaatttgaactaaaaccatgacaataatttaggatcggaggaattACCATCTGTCTAACTGGTTTATCACAGCTTGTTATTGATCAAAAACTCTTTGCGGTGCCATCTCTAATTTCTCGACCACCATTTCTTGTTCATCATTCTCTGCGGCGAGAAAGGCACCTTAGCTTCCTCCGTATCTTTTAACTTtgagatatatttttctagtGAACCATGCATTGGGAGTGGCCTCATGAAGCCTCTGCATGCCGGCTGCTGCCTTACAATCAACGCTAACGGAATTCTAGTTATGCTGATTGATTCTGGAAGAACGCATCCGTTCCTGTGGGTTCGAAGCTGGGGCCCTGCCTTCTTGAGGCCTTGTTTGACGAAAGCAATTTCGACATGAAATtgtcatttttctttctgcaaATTCGGTCATATACGTACATTGTGTAAATTGGCTGTCGAGGCAGCGGAAGCCCAGTCAGTGCCAATTGTGATTAACTCCGATTCTTCCGACGTTGTCCAAGCTCTATCAAGTGGTACTAGCTGATGCTATCAAAAAAAAGTGGTACTAGCTGATGAATGCAGCTGCAGCCATCTAAGAAGACTGCTTCGGTCTCCTGAAAACCTTGCGCAGTTTGATGTCTTGCACATTGCTCTCGCGAGACAAATCGTGTCGCCCACGAGTTAGCTGAATTGGCAAAGTATAGGCCAATTAATTAGTTCTT
This is a stretch of genomic DNA from Brachypodium distachyon strain Bd21 chromosome 1, Brachypodium_distachyon_v3.0, whole genome shotgun sequence. It encodes these proteins:
- the LOC100839039 gene encoding uncharacterized protein LOC100839039, whose protein sequence is MESNHHSNNDNSQLEDEDRLSMLTDDILLSILGKVGVRMSARTSVLSTRWRHLPWLLPELSIDVKDFLSDPDSDPIEANDMEEAMVSLTKATRSFLAKSRKGSTISRLHLQLYLINTFLCDVGPLVGDAIDGGLLKDLDLAVIDETDPIDCSEEDMLQRAQEIEGFFNACPSVLHCLTKLSLYHVSFDKSDMHHVLFECCKHLKHLSLTQCDTGPKALFKIDAPNSKITVLELDKCRFERLELVCLPKLEKLKWFTWVSRFAPLAFGFVPSIGELELTSAATFSQRSFKLSELLRGITGIHTLKLGFEGENVWMQPEMKQLCTAFNKLRKLSVCGIFVEFDILWVMAFLAAAPSIEILHIEVWDHACDPVDEETRRSFHERRNPQWDMQFDETKNCLLKVLEFVGFKLLEQCASPFEYPYFHAQHVYSKWQSNTQFFAYSVFII